Proteins co-encoded in one Medicago truncatula cultivar Jemalong A17 chromosome 8, MtrunA17r5.0-ANR, whole genome shotgun sequence genomic window:
- the LOC120577743 gene encoding myb family transcription factor IPN2 isoform X2: MERMFSPKKPSTMMNSHDRPMSCVQGDSGLVLTTDPKPRLRWTVELHERFVDAVAQLGGPDKATPKTIMRVMGVKGLTLYHLKSHLQKFRLGKQPHKEFNEQSIKDVSAFELQRNTGTSSSMTGRNMNEMQMEVHRRLHEQLEVQKHLQLRIEAQGKYMQSILEKAYNTLAGENMAAAATNFKGINGTQSIPDMKDFVSPLNNFPHFQDLNICGSDDEQLDLHHNIERPTLDRIIIPNNNNNNENLFVGKKRTNPFNGSGKSPIIWNDNDLRLHDLGTTSSSCISPEDVPNFKGDSCDESDPIVDIYDTKVSEKKFDASMKLGITLPMINAVAAGRSSSPFG, encoded by the exons ATGGAAAGAATGTTCTCTCCAAAGAAGCCCTCAACTATGATGAATTCTCATGATAGACCCATGTCATGTGTTCAAGGTGACTCTGGCCTTGTCCTCACCACTGATCCAAAACCTCGGCTTCGATGGACCGTCGAACTCCATGAACGCTTTGTTGATGCTGTTGCTCAGCTTGGAGGACCTGATA AAGCAACTCCAAAAACAATCATGAGGGTTATGGGTGTGAAGGGTCTTACCCTTTACCACCTTAAGAGCCATCTTCAG AAATTTAGGCTTGGAAAGCAACCCCACAAAGAATTCAATGAGCAATCTATTAAGGATG TTTCTGCTTTTGAACTGCAAAGAAATACTGGTACCTCGTCTTCTATGACTGGTCGTAACATGAATGA GATGCAAATGGAGGTACACAGAAGACTGCATGAACAGCTAGAG GTTCAAAAGCACCTTCAATTGAGGATTGAGGCTCAAGGAAAATACATGCAAAGTATATTGGAGAAAGCTTATAACACACTTGCAGGTGAAAACATGGCAGCTGCAGCTACAAATTTCAAGGGCATCAATGGAACTCAAAGCATCCCCGACATGAAAGATTTTGTTTCTCCTCTTAACAATTTTCCTCATTTTCAAGATCTTAACATTTGTGGTAGTGATGATGAACAACTTGATCTTCATCACAACATAGAGAGGCCAACCCTTGATAGAATTATAATAcctaataataacaataataatgaaaatttgtttgttgGAAAAAAAAGGACTAACCCTTTTAATGGAAGTGGAAAGAGTCCAATAATATGGAATGATAATGATCTTAGGCTTCATGATTTGGGAACAACTTCATCATCATGCATTAGTCCTGAAGATGTTCCTAATTTCAAAGGTGACTCATGTGATGAAAGTGATCCTATTGTTGATATTTATGACACAAAAGTGAGtgagaagaaatttgatgcATCTATGAAGCTTGGAATAACATTACCTATGATCAATGCTGTTGCAGCTGGTAGAAGCTCATCACCATTTGGTTGA
- the LOC120577743 gene encoding myb family transcription factor IPN2 isoform X1, which produces MERMFSPKKPSTMMNSHDRPMSCVQGDSGLVLTTDPKPRLRWTVELHERFVDAVAQLGGPDKATPKTIMRVMGVKGLTLYHLKSHLQKFRLGKQPHKEFNEQSIKDGMRVSAFELQRNTGTSSSMTGRNMNEMQMEVHRRLHEQLEVQKHLQLRIEAQGKYMQSILEKAYNTLAGENMAAAATNFKGINGTQSIPDMKDFVSPLNNFPHFQDLNICGSDDEQLDLHHNIERPTLDRIIIPNNNNNNENLFVGKKRTNPFNGSGKSPIIWNDNDLRLHDLGTTSSSCISPEDVPNFKGDSCDESDPIVDIYDTKVSEKKFDASMKLGITLPMINAVAAGRSSSPFG; this is translated from the exons ATGGAAAGAATGTTCTCTCCAAAGAAGCCCTCAACTATGATGAATTCTCATGATAGACCCATGTCATGTGTTCAAGGTGACTCTGGCCTTGTCCTCACCACTGATCCAAAACCTCGGCTTCGATGGACCGTCGAACTCCATGAACGCTTTGTTGATGCTGTTGCTCAGCTTGGAGGACCTGATA AAGCAACTCCAAAAACAATCATGAGGGTTATGGGTGTGAAGGGTCTTACCCTTTACCACCTTAAGAGCCATCTTCAG AAATTTAGGCTTGGAAAGCAACCCCACAAAGAATTCAATGAGCAATCTATTAAGGATGGTATGAGAG TTTCTGCTTTTGAACTGCAAAGAAATACTGGTACCTCGTCTTCTATGACTGGTCGTAACATGAATGA GATGCAAATGGAGGTACACAGAAGACTGCATGAACAGCTAGAG GTTCAAAAGCACCTTCAATTGAGGATTGAGGCTCAAGGAAAATACATGCAAAGTATATTGGAGAAAGCTTATAACACACTTGCAGGTGAAAACATGGCAGCTGCAGCTACAAATTTCAAGGGCATCAATGGAACTCAAAGCATCCCCGACATGAAAGATTTTGTTTCTCCTCTTAACAATTTTCCTCATTTTCAAGATCTTAACATTTGTGGTAGTGATGATGAACAACTTGATCTTCATCACAACATAGAGAGGCCAACCCTTGATAGAATTATAATAcctaataataacaataataatgaaaatttgtttgttgGAAAAAAAAGGACTAACCCTTTTAATGGAAGTGGAAAGAGTCCAATAATATGGAATGATAATGATCTTAGGCTTCATGATTTGGGAACAACTTCATCATCATGCATTAGTCCTGAAGATGTTCCTAATTTCAAAGGTGACTCATGTGATGAAAGTGATCCTATTGTTGATATTTATGACACAAAAGTGAGtgagaagaaatttgatgcATCTATGAAGCTTGGAATAACATTACCTATGATCAATGCTGTTGCAGCTGGTAGAAGCTCATCACCATTTGGTTGA